A genomic stretch from Neodiprion fabricii isolate iyNeoFabr1 chromosome 3, iyNeoFabr1.1, whole genome shotgun sequence includes:
- the LOC124178947 gene encoding luciferin sulfotransferase-like — protein MAPQIQPVDGELGEILKNTFTNDFRFGYVTVDGVCLPKYYEKFAEAIENFEVRDDDIWVCSFPKTGTTWTQEMVWCIANDLDFEGSKVVLSERFPFLDFTPLFDYRKIAKRVPGHDLPELVVDSVNFIRKLPSPRYIKTHLPFQILPRQIRNGEKKPKIIYVARNPKDTCVSYCHHCKLLEGYRGSFDDFCKLFLADKVNYAPFWKHVLGFWEKRNDENMLFLKYQDMKADLPSVIRKTAEFLGKVLTNEQLTLLTDHLSFASMKANPAVNYEDVIEFNKELKLIDYDGKFMRSGTVDQWKGQMSSEVIKQFDDWINENLKDTGLSL, from the exons ATGGCCCCTCAAATCCAACCCGTCGATGGAGAACTGGGAGAGATCTTGAAGAATACCTTTACCAACGACTTCCGTTTTGGATACGTCACTGTCGATGGCGTCTGCTTGCCGAAATATTACGAGAAATTTGCCGAGGCCATTGAGAACTTCGAAGTACGCGATGACGATATTTGGGTCTGCAGCTTCCCAAAGACCG GTACAACATGGACGCAGGAAATGGTCTGGTGCATAGCGAACGACTTGGACTTCGAAGGTAGCAAGGTGGTTCTCTCGGAGAGATTTCCGTTCCTGGA TTTCACTCCTCTCTTCGACTACAGGAAGATCGCGAAACGTGTCCCGGGTCACGATCTGCCTGAGCTGGTCGTGGACAGTGTGAATTTCATCAGGAAATTGCCCAGCCCTCGTTACATCAAGACCCACCTTCCTTTTCAAATACTTCCCCGGCAGATAAGAAACGGGGAAAAGAAGCCAAAGATAATTTACGTTGCTCGCAACCCTAAGGACACATGCGTATCGTACTGTCATCACTGCAAACTGCTCGAAGGATATCGCGGCAGCTTCGACGACTTTTGCAAGCTCTTCCTCGCTGACAAAG TCAATTATGCACCGTTTTGGAAGCACGTGCTCGGATTTTGGGAGAAAAGGAATGACGAGAATATGCTGTTCCTAAAGTATCAGGATATGAAGGCG GATTTGCCATCTGTGATAAGAAAAACTGCCGAATTTCTCGGGAAGGTCTTGACCAATGAACAACTCACGCTTCTCACCGATCACTTGAGCTTCGCCAGCATGAAAGCGAATCCTGCGGTGAACTACGAAGACGTTATTGAATTCAACAAGGAACTGAAGCTCATCGATTATGACGGAAAGTTCATGCGAAGTGGTACAGTTGATCAGTGGAAGGGACAGATGAGTTCCGAAGTTATAAAGCAGTTCGATGATTGGATTAACGAGAATTTGAAAGATACTGGCCTTTCGCTGTGA